Proteins encoded together in one Pantoea sp. CCBC3-3-1 window:
- a CDS encoding metallophosphoesterase: MTYQYLNGENWRHIYIVGDLHGCLRLLQDRLETVRFDAKQDLLISVGDLIDRGPDSPGCVALLTQPWFRSVRGNHEEMAMNALSKGNHQQWIGNGGDWFYKLEGMKMIEAKHALSRCRLMPLIIHLQLKNRLIVVAHADYPAARYEWEAPVDPFDVVWSRARIERIQQGKGEPISGADDFYFGHTPLPNALHAFNQHFIDTGAVFGNQLTLEQVQ, encoded by the coding sequence ATGACATACCAATACCTTAATGGTGAAAACTGGCGGCATATTTATATTGTGGGGGATTTGCATGGTTGCCTGCGGCTATTGCAGGATCGGCTGGAGACGGTGCGTTTTGATGCTAAACAGGATCTGTTGATTAGCGTCGGCGACCTGATCGATCGCGGGCCGGACAGCCCCGGTTGCGTGGCGCTACTGACTCAGCCATGGTTTCGTAGCGTACGTGGCAATCATGAAGAGATGGCGATGAATGCGCTCAGCAAAGGCAATCATCAACAGTGGATTGGCAACGGCGGTGACTGGTTTTATAAGCTGGAAGGCATGAAGATGATTGAGGCGAAGCATGCGCTCAGCCGCTGCCGCCTTATGCCGCTAATTATTCATTTACAGCTGAAAAACCGGCTGATTGTGGTGGCGCATGCTGACTATCCGGCGGCCAGATATGAATGGGAAGCGCCGGTCGATCCTTTCGATGTTGTCTGGAGCCGCGCCCGTATCGAGCGCATCCAGCAGGGGAAGGGCGAACCGATTAGCGGCGCGGATGATTTCTACTTCGGTCACACGCCGCTGCCCAACGCGCTACACGCTTTCAACCAGCACTTTATTGATACCGGTGCCGTGTTCGGCAATCAGCTTACGCTGGAACAGGTTCAATAA
- a CDS encoding XylR family transcriptional regulator, with product MNRSHDASPPQAKISLLFNANKAYDRQIIAGIGEYFYSSKCGWDIYIEEDFSVHHFNYNILSSRGIIADFDDVEMAQQLSQIDVPVVGVGGSYHHRQDYPSVPYVATDNEALVACALNHLIEKGLERFAFYGLPAAANKHWAHERRAAFLRQTGARGYPGEIFEGMVTDSQTWESAQRNLADWLTSLPSQTGIVAVTDSRARHILQTCEYLGIAVPESLCVIGIDNEELTRYLSRISLSSVVQGTQKMGYSAAKLLDGLLAGRAVPDAPVVIAPEGVIARQSTDYRSVIDTMVIRSLSFIRKNACRGITVEHVLESVGTSRSNLDKRFTLETGMTIHKAIQTEKLARAKELLETTSLPVAEISRLCGYNTPQYFCAIFQQNLAVSPVKYRSNRVSLVR from the coding sequence ATGAACAGAAGCCATGACGCCTCGCCACCCCAGGCGAAAATTTCACTGCTCTTCAATGCCAATAAAGCCTACGACAGGCAAATCATAGCCGGTATTGGCGAATATTTTTATTCCTCAAAATGTGGCTGGGATATCTATATCGAAGAAGATTTCAGCGTGCATCACTTTAATTACAACATCCTTTCAAGTCGTGGCATTATCGCAGACTTTGACGATGTGGAAATGGCTCAGCAGCTAAGTCAAATTGATGTTCCTGTGGTTGGCGTAGGCGGGTCCTATCATCACCGTCAGGATTACCCTTCCGTGCCTTACGTCGCCACCGATAACGAAGCGCTGGTAGCCTGCGCCTTAAACCATCTGATTGAAAAGGGGCTGGAGCGATTTGCGTTCTATGGTTTGCCTGCCGCGGCAAATAAGCACTGGGCACACGAGCGAAGGGCGGCCTTTCTGCGCCAGACGGGCGCGCGAGGTTATCCGGGCGAAATCTTTGAAGGAATGGTAACCGACAGCCAAACCTGGGAGAGCGCACAGCGCAATCTGGCTGACTGGCTGACATCTCTGCCGTCTCAAACGGGGATCGTCGCCGTCACGGATTCCCGCGCACGTCATATTTTGCAAACCTGCGAGTATCTGGGGATTGCCGTACCGGAAAGCCTGTGTGTGATCGGCATTGATAATGAAGAACTGACGCGTTACCTGTCACGCATTTCACTCTCTTCGGTGGTGCAGGGTACGCAAAAAATGGGGTATTCAGCGGCGAAGCTGCTGGATGGATTGCTGGCCGGGCGCGCTGTGCCAGATGCGCCGGTGGTGATAGCGCCGGAAGGCGTGATTGCCAGACAGTCAACCGATTACCGTTCGGTTATTGATACCATGGTTATTCGTTCCCTGTCGTTTATCCGTAAAAACGCCTGTCGTGGTATTACCGTTGAGCATGTTCTGGAATCGGTTGGTACCTCACGTTCTAACCTGGATAAAAGGTTTACGTTGGAAACAGGCATGACTATTCATAAAGCGATTCAAACTGAAAAGCTGGCGAGGGCAAAAGAGCTGCTGGAGACCACCTCATTACCGGTAGCGGAAATCAGCCGCTTATGCGGTTACAACACGCCGCAATATTTTTGCGCGATTTTCCAGCAGAACCTTGCCGTTTCACCGGTGAAATATCGCAGTAATCGCGTCAGTCTCGTGCGATAA
- the xylB gene encoding xylulokinase — protein MYIGIDLGTSGVKAVLLNDENQVLASQTETMTVSRPHPLWSEQDPEMWWQAADRAMLSLAQQHSLQAVHAIGLTGQMHGAVLMGRSQQVLRPAILWNDGRSAAACRQLEQSVRDSRRITGNLMMPGFTAPKVLWVKQHEPAVFRQINRVLLPKDYLRWRMSGQFATDMSDAAGTMWLDVGKRDWSDSLLAACGLDRDRMPTLFEGNQVTGRLLPELCQRWHLPAKVPLVAGGGDNAAGAIGAGIWRQGQAMLSLGTSGVYFAVSEGFQSNPEQAVHSFCHALPDTWHLMSVMLSAASCLDWAARLTGQASVQALLMLAEKAVVDERSPCFLPYLSGERTPHNDANATGLFWGLTHQHGPEALAMAVLEGVSFGLADGMAALHATGVTPESVTLIGGGSRSHLWRQLLADITGMALDYRTGGDVGPALGAARLARMSCYPTASPQDLLPALPLECRYTPQAERHAFYQQRQQRFHQLYQQTRAIV, from the coding sequence ATGTATATAGGTATCGATCTCGGTACGTCCGGGGTAAAGGCGGTTCTGCTAAATGATGAGAACCAGGTGCTGGCCAGCCAGACGGAAACGATGACGGTTTCACGGCCTCATCCGCTCTGGTCAGAGCAGGATCCGGAAATGTGGTGGCAGGCCGCCGATCGGGCCATGCTTTCTCTGGCGCAACAGCATTCATTGCAGGCTGTTCACGCTATTGGGCTGACCGGGCAAATGCACGGTGCCGTACTGATGGGACGATCGCAGCAGGTTTTGCGTCCTGCCATCCTGTGGAACGATGGACGCAGCGCTGCGGCCTGCCGTCAACTCGAACAGAGCGTGAGGGATTCACGACGAATTACCGGCAACTTAATGATGCCCGGTTTTACCGCCCCGAAAGTGCTGTGGGTGAAGCAGCACGAGCCGGCTGTTTTTCGGCAGATTAACCGGGTGCTGCTGCCGAAAGATTATTTGCGCTGGCGAATGAGCGGTCAGTTCGCGACGGATATGTCAGACGCAGCCGGGACGATGTGGCTGGACGTCGGCAAGCGCGACTGGAGCGACAGTCTGCTGGCGGCATGCGGGCTGGATCGCGATCGGATGCCGACGCTGTTTGAAGGCAATCAGGTGACGGGAAGGCTGCTGCCCGAGCTTTGCCAGCGCTGGCATTTGCCTGCAAAGGTTCCGCTGGTTGCGGGAGGGGGCGATAATGCGGCCGGGGCGATAGGGGCGGGCATCTGGCGTCAGGGGCAGGCGATGCTTTCTCTTGGGACATCCGGCGTCTATTTTGCGGTCAGTGAGGGTTTTCAAAGCAATCCAGAGCAGGCCGTACACAGTTTTTGCCACGCTTTGCCTGATACCTGGCATTTGATGTCGGTGATGCTGAGTGCCGCATCCTGTCTTGACTGGGCTGCTCGTCTGACCGGTCAGGCATCGGTACAGGCCTTACTGATGCTGGCAGAGAAAGCCGTGGTTGACGAGCGGTCGCCCTGTTTTTTACCTTATCTTTCCGGCGAGCGTACGCCGCATAACGATGCGAATGCCACCGGGCTTTTCTGGGGGCTGACGCATCAACATGGGCCGGAAGCGTTGGCGATGGCGGTACTCGAAGGTGTAAGTTTTGGGCTGGCCGACGGCATGGCCGCGCTGCATGCCACCGGGGTGACTCCTGAGTCTGTTACCCTGATTGGCGGTGGGTCGCGAAGCCATTTGTGGCGGCAACTGCTGGCAGATATTACGGGAATGGCGCTGGACTACCGTACCGGTGGTGATGTGGGGCCGGCTCTGGGCGCCGCGCGGCTGGCAAGAATGAGTTGCTATCCCACAGCTTCACCGCAGGATTTGCTGCCGGCGCTGCCGCTGGAATGCCGCTATACGCCACAAGCGGAACGCCATGCGTTTTATCAGCAGCGGCAACAGCGTTTTCACCAGCTTTATCAACAGACCCGCGCCATCGTTTAG